In Bacillota bacterium, the sequence ACCATAAAGCGGGGCGGTTCCCGGAAATTATCCAGGTTCATCCTGGCATAAAAATGCGGCCAACCCTCCGGGGTGAGCCGCGTATTCCAAACGTTCTAAAATGTGAACTTCTCAAATTTAATCAGTCGCTTACCTTAAATAATGATAGGGATTTACCCTTGCTCCATTCACCAGCACCTCAAAGTGGAGGTGGGGGCCCGAGGCCCGCCCCGTTGCGCCTACAGCCCCGATTGCCTCGCCCCGGCCGACCGCCTCGCCGCTGCTTACATCAACCCGGGAGAGGTGGGCATACCGGGTGGCCAGCCCGTTTCCGTGGTCGATGACAACAGTGCGCCCGTAGCCTCCGTCCCAGCCTGCGAACACAACCTGGCCCCCGGCTGCCGCCGCCACCGGGGCTCCGTAGTCCGCAGCGATGTCGATCCCCCCGTGAAACTCTCTCCCCCGGTAACCGTACCCCGAGGTGATGCTTCCTCCCACAGGCCAGCCCAGAGTCCCGCTCCCGGAACCCCGCGAAACCCGCATCCTGGCCGTTGCCACCATGCGCCGCGTTCCCTGCACCACAACCCTGGCAACGGGTTCCTTCAAAACACGGCGCGCGGCAACTTCCCGGGAGATGACGGCCCCGTTCTGGCGTACAAGGCGATAGGTCACCTCCGCCTCTCCTTCCGCGCCGGCCTGATGGATCCGGGTCTGGCCGCGCCAGAGGCGGGAATCAAGCTCCACCTGAACTTCGTAAGGTATGGTCTCCTTTTTCACGGCGGTGCTGGTAATCATCACGTTGAGGAGCGGCTCGCTCGCCGCCAGTTTCAATTCCTGGCCGATGTCCAGGCGGTCTGAAGTCAACTCCGGGTTTGCCCTGAAAAGGTCCTCCACCAGGAGGCTGTGCGCCCGGGCGATGCTCCAGAGAGAATCCCCCTCTTTAACGCGGTACCGCCTTGCCTGAACTCTCCCCTGCTGCAGGAGCGCGACGGCCTCCTGGAGCGGTGCAACCTCTTGCGCCGGCACCAGGCGGGAGCGGAGGCTCACGCTTTCCCGGAATTCGATCTTTTCGATCCTTTCCCCGGCAAGCTCCTTCCGGTACCTCTCCTTTACCCTGGCCAGCACCCGATCTGCCGCTTCTCCGCTCTGGACCACCAGGACAGGCTCCCCGTTGATCACGATTTCGACGCCCCGGAGCAGCCAGGGGAGCTCCCGATAGGCTTTCAGGAGTTCACCTTGAGAAGTCAGCCTTGTGCGGGGCAAAAAACAGGCTTCGTAGGCCAGGGAAACCGGAAGGAAGACGTCCTGGCCGAGGCGCCTTTCCAGTTCCCTCTCAACCTGGGCCTTCAATTCCTCCCCTGCACGCCGGGAGGCAACATACCCGATTTCTTTTCCCTGATAGGACACGGCGTAAACGAGGCGGTTCTGGAGGAGGTAAAAATTTCCCCCGAGCAACAAAAAACCGGCCAAAACGGCCGCGTAGAAACGGGGAGTTTTCGCAAAAGCCGGAATCTCTACCCGCCGCTTCCCGGTGCGGAGATCCTGCAGGAAAAGGCAAGCCCGGGCGGTTCTCTCTTTGAGATCCCCCTTCATCCAGTGCCAGCACTCCTCCCCCCAGGCCCGGGCCGCTTCCCCTAACTCCATCAGGTGCGGCAAGATCAGGTCTGCCTGCCGGGCAAGCCAACCCTTAAATCCATACTCCAGTTCCAGGTAAAGTTGGCGCAAGCGCAACAGAAAAGAAGAGGCTCTCTTCCTCCTGTTCAACCCCATCCTATTTCCTCTCCCGTCAACTGTTTTGCGCGCCGGAAGCCGTCGTTCCAGGCGCCGATCAGCAACGCATGAGTGAAAAACAGCCAGTTGAATTATAGCACACGAAAATCGCAATGTAAAGGCAAGAAATTCCGCAAAAGCTAAATATTAGGAGTTTATCCGGTTAAAATGCCAGAACACATCAGCTTGCAACCTCAAACGCCCCAGGGCCCGGGCCGGGCTGGCGCCGGACCCCTGCTACAAGAGCCAGCCCAAAAAGGCCGCCCCGACCAGAACCCAAAAGGGGTCAAGACGCCGCGTTGCCAGGACTCCGCAGGCCAGGGCGGCGATTAACGGTACCTTCCAGGAGAAAGGGGTGCTTTGGGCAAAAAAGAAGGCAGCACCGGCAAGGAGGGCGACAACGACCGGGTAAAGGCCCCGAAGCAAACGGCGGACGAGAGCGCAATCCCGAAAGACCTGGTGGTAGTGGGTGATGGCAAGCATGAGCAAAAAGGCGGGAAGGATCACGCCGAGGGTTCCCAGGACCGCCCCGGGTACTCCCGCGACCCGGTAGCCGATAAAGGTTGCAGCATTGACCATCAGCGGGCCCGGGGTAAGCTGGGAGAGGGCAAGGAGGTCGGCGAACTGGGAAGGCGTCAGCCAGTGGTGGTGCTGGACGACCTCGGCAGCGATCAGGGGAATAACGGCATACCCCCCTCCGAAGCTGAAAAGACCGATTTTTAAAAAAGTGAAGAGGAAATCAAGGAGGTTCAAGATGGCTCCTCCCTTTCTTCATCTCGATCTTCCCCGGCAAGCAGCAGGCCCAGCAGGGCGCCCCCGGTAATCACCGCAATAGGGTGCCATTTCAACACCAGCAGGGCAAAAAGAGCCAGGGCGAAGAGGGCAAAAGCTTTAAAATCGCGAAACAAGGGGCGGCTCCAGCTTCCCAAAAAATAGAGAAGAACGCCCAGGATCCCCGCCCGGAGGCCCAGAAAAATGCCGGCAACCGCGGGGTGGCGCGCGATCCGGAAGATGAGCAGCCCGAGCCCCAGGATAATCAAAAACGAGGGGAGGATGCAGGCCAGCGCCGCAACGCCGGCTCCCGCCAGGCCCGCCCGCCGGTACCCGACAAAAACGGCGGTGTTTACCGCATTCGCCCCGGGCACCCCCTGGGCAAGCATGGCCCCGGCAAAAAAGGTTTCCCGGTCAAGCCAGCGCCGGCTCTCCACCACCTCGTGATAAATCAAAGGAATCATGGCATACCCCCCGCCTAAAGTGAAGGCGCCGATCCGGAAGAAGGTCCAGAAAAGCTCAAGCCAGGGGCGCACCGCCCTGCAAATCTTCTCAGGCAAGGGCCTCCCTCCCCTTT encodes:
- a CDS encoding peptidoglycan DD-metalloendopeptidase family protein → MRQLYLELEYGFKGWLARQADLILPHLMELGEAARAWGEECWHWMKGDLKERTARACLFLQDLRTGKRRVEIPAFAKTPRFYAAVLAGFLLLGGNFYLLQNRLVYAVSYQGKEIGYVASRRAGEELKAQVERELERRLGQDVFLPVSLAYEACFLPRTRLTSQGELLKAYRELPWLLRGVEIVINGEPVLVVQSGEAADRVLARVKERYRKELAGERIEKIEFRESVSLRSRLVPAQEVAPLQEAVALLQQGRVQARRYRVKEGDSLWSIARAHSLLVEDLFRANPELTSDRLDIGQELKLAASEPLLNVMITSTAVKKETIPYEVQVELDSRLWRGQTRIHQAGAEGEAEVTYRLVRQNGAVISREVAARRVLKEPVARVVVQGTRRMVATARMRVSRGSGSGTLGWPVGGSITSGYGYRGREFHGGIDIAADYGAPVAAAAGGQVVFAGWDGGYGRTVVIDHGNGLATRYAHLSRVDVSSGEAVGRGEAIGAVGATGRASGPHLHFEVLVNGARVNPYHYLR
- a CDS encoding chromate transporter translates to MNLLDFLFTFLKIGLFSFGGGYAVIPLIAAEVVQHHHWLTPSQFADLLALSQLTPGPLMVNAATFIGYRVAGVPGAVLGTLGVILPAFLLMLAITHYHQVFRDCALVRRLLRGLYPVVVALLAGAAFFFAQSTPFSWKVPLIAALACGVLATRRLDPFWVLVGAAFLGWLL
- a CDS encoding chromate transporter, which encodes MPEKICRAVRPWLELFWTFFRIGAFTLGGGYAMIPLIYHEVVESRRWLDRETFFAGAMLAQGVPGANAVNTAVFVGYRRAGLAGAGVAALACILPSFLIILGLGLLIFRIARHPAVAGIFLGLRAGILGVLLYFLGSWSRPLFRDFKAFALFALALFALLVLKWHPIAVITGGALLGLLLAGEDRDEEREEPS